One genomic region from Candidatus Nanosynbacter sp. TM7-074 encodes:
- a CDS encoding ribonuclease HII, giving the protein MDWPGARKFGGKKGSALGMILGIDEVGRGAWAGPLVIGAVVLGGAEIEGLDDSKKLTKKRREGLDVAIREQASSWALGWVSAKELDEIGMSEALKLVTRRAVKEIQAKCQKNGSTFDEIIIDGTVNFLAGTPLEKYVTMIVKADGLIPSVSAASIIAKVARDKFMAEQDDIYPGYDFSSHVGYGVAKHRAAIDNLGITPLHRLSFAPLAKYVGVESNSQNVPGEESKSQQKDTTRQIGDKGEQAATDWLVADGHEIIERNWRTRYCEIDIVSKKDDVLYFTEVKYRKNDNFGDGLAAITNKKQQQMRFAAEIFISKNAQYENCDMRLMAISVDGNPPVVEECVVLE; this is encoded by the coding sequence GTGGATTGGCCGGGCGCTCGCAAATTTGGCGGCAAAAAAGGGTCGGCGCTAGGCATGATTCTCGGCATTGACGAAGTTGGTCGTGGCGCATGGGCGGGGCCGTTGGTGATTGGTGCCGTGGTTTTGGGTGGCGCTGAAATTGAAGGACTTGATGATAGTAAAAAATTGACTAAAAAGCGCCGTGAAGGATTAGACGTGGCGATTCGTGAGCAGGCGTCGTCTTGGGCTCTCGGCTGGGTTTCTGCTAAGGAGCTGGACGAGATAGGAATGAGCGAGGCGCTTAAATTGGTAACTCGGCGCGCAGTTAAAGAAATCCAAGCTAAATGTCAGAAAAATGGCTCGACGTTTGATGAGATTATTATCGATGGGACGGTTAATTTTTTGGCAGGTACGCCGCTGGAGAAATATGTGACTATGATAGTAAAGGCTGATGGTTTGATTCCGAGCGTTTCGGCGGCGTCGATTATCGCAAAGGTTGCGCGTGATAAATTTATGGCCGAGCAGGATGATATTTATCCGGGATATGATTTTTCTTCGCACGTTGGCTATGGTGTGGCGAAGCATCGGGCAGCTATTGATAATCTGGGCATAACGCCACTTCATCGGCTGAGTTTTGCACCGCTTGCTAAATATGTTGGTGTTGAGTCGAATTCGCAAAATGTGCCTGGGGAAGAGTCTAAAAGCCAACAAAAAGACACGACGCGTCAAATTGGCGACAAAGGTGAACAGGCGGCAACAGATTGGCTGGTGGCGGATGGTCATGAAATTATAGAGCGGAATTGGCGAACTCGGTATTGCGAAATTGATATTGTTAGCAAAAAGGATGATGTTCTATATTTTACAGAGGTCAAGTATCGTAAAAATGACAATTTCGGCGATGGCTTGGCGGCAATTACAAATAAAAAACAGCAACAAATGCGTTTTGCTGCTGAAATATTCATTTCTAAAAATGCGCAATACGAAAACTGTGACATGCGGCTTATGGCAATTTCTGTCGACGGAAATCCGCCCGTAGTTGAAGAGTGTGTGGTGTTGGAATAG
- a CDS encoding NADP-dependent malic enzyme, whose protein sequence is MDYNKLALELHEKYKGKITTSLRDQEELGRDKLSAYYSPGVGAVSQAIAENPADLPKYTWTNNLVGVISDGSAILGLGDLGPKAAMPVMEGKALLFKHFADVDAVPIVLDVHETEEIIAAIKAIAPSFGAINLEDIAAPKCFEIEERLKAELDIPVFHDDQHGTAVVVLAGLINAAKLTGRSLTDCKIVVIGAGAAGTAIIKLLHLYGARNIVAADSRGIVGASRTDLNAEKTALLEYVDASQSGSIEDAVTDADVFIGVSRAGLLTPELVQKMAKDPIVFALANPVPEIMPDVAQKVGVAIIATGRSDFPNQVNNSLAFPGIFRGALDHGVKKITDQHKLAAAEALANLVESPTVDKVVPTAFDEGVAEAVASVIK, encoded by the coding sequence ATGGATTACAACAAATTAGCACTTGAATTACACGAAAAATATAAGGGTAAAATTACTACCAGTTTGCGCGACCAGGAGGAGTTGGGCCGAGACAAATTAAGCGCCTATTACAGCCCAGGAGTCGGCGCGGTTAGTCAAGCAATCGCCGAAAACCCAGCGGACCTACCAAAGTACACGTGGACTAATAATTTAGTTGGCGTCATTTCTGACGGCTCAGCGATTCTGGGACTGGGCGATTTGGGACCAAAAGCTGCCATGCCTGTCATGGAAGGTAAAGCCTTGCTATTTAAGCATTTTGCCGATGTTGATGCCGTGCCAATCGTATTAGACGTCCATGAAACAGAGGAAATTATTGCCGCCATTAAAGCTATTGCGCCAAGCTTCGGAGCCATCAACCTCGAAGATATTGCCGCACCAAAATGTTTCGAAATCGAGGAGCGTTTGAAAGCGGAGTTGGACATTCCTGTTTTTCACGATGATCAGCACGGCACGGCAGTCGTAGTGTTGGCAGGTCTGATCAACGCCGCGAAACTAACTGGACGAAGCCTGACAGACTGTAAAATCGTAGTTATCGGGGCTGGGGCGGCTGGTACAGCCATCATTAAATTGCTGCACTTATACGGCGCACGAAACATCGTGGCGGCAGACAGCCGCGGCATCGTCGGCGCGTCTCGCACGGATTTGAATGCGGAAAAAACTGCACTGCTAGAGTACGTCGACGCATCACAATCCGGTTCAATCGAAGATGCCGTCACCGACGCGGACGTATTTATTGGCGTATCAAGGGCTGGACTGCTCACACCTGAATTGGTACAAAAAATGGCGAAAGATCCAATCGTCTTTGCTTTAGCAAACCCAGTCCCAGAAATCATGCCAGACGTCGCCCAAAAAGTAGGCGTAGCAATAATTGCCACGGGCCGCAGTGATTTCCCGAACCAAGTCAACAACTCCCTAGCCTTCCCCGGCATCTTCCGCGGAGCACTCGATCACGGCGTAAAAAAAATCACCGACCAGCACAAACTGGCAGCCGCTG
- the rplS gene encoding 50S ribosomal protein L19 — MSFELINKVNQAQKKQAVVDVRSGDTVRVYQKIKEGNKERIQMFEGVVIRTDNKGSHTSRITVRKIASGIGVEKSFLLHSPLIEKVEIVRRAKVRRKFLSFLRKRSGKSARLTAKSFDRVAVNNVHDAKAEAEAERLKEEAAQAAAAKQAEKDAAQAELDAKAAEVEARHKEA; from the coding sequence ATGAGTTTTGAGTTAATCAACAAAGTCAACCAAGCACAGAAAAAGCAAGCAGTCGTCGATGTTCGTAGCGGCGATACCGTACGCGTTTATCAGAAGATTAAAGAAGGTAACAAAGAGCGTATCCAGATGTTTGAAGGCGTTGTTATTCGCACCGACAACAAAGGCTCGCACACCTCGCGTATCACCGTTCGTAAAATCGCTTCAGGTATTGGCGTGGAAAAATCATTCTTGCTACACAGCCCACTGATTGAGAAAGTGGAAATTGTTCGCCGTGCTAAGGTCCGCCGTAAGTTCCTTAGTTTCTTGCGCAAGCGTTCTGGCAAGTCAGCTCGCTTGACTGCCAAAAGCTTTGACCGTGTGGCTGTCAATAACGTGCACGACGCCAAGGCTGAAGCAGAAGCTGAACGCTTGAAAGAGGAGGCTGCACAGGCTGCCGCTGCCAAACAAGCTGAAAAAGACGCTGCTCAGGCAGAACTTGACGCCAAAGCTGCTGAAGTAGAAGCACGCCACAAAGAAGCGTAA